One genomic window of Syntrophorhabdaceae bacterium includes the following:
- the eno gene encoding phosphopyruvate hydratase, with amino-acid sequence EVLDSRGNPTVEVEVVLESGYMGRAIVPSGASTGEREALELRDGDPKRYRGKGVLRAVANVNDIIAPKITGLDSIEQAYIDNLMIELDGTENKSNLGANAILGVSMAIARAASDYMAIPLYQYLGGVRARELPVPMMNVINGGAHAQNSLDVQEFMIVPVGAESFTEAVRMGAEIFHTLKDVLKGKGFATGVGDEGGFAPQIGSTKEALDTLITAIEKTGYKAGKEVLLALDVAASELFKKGKYSIDGNTWTSDKLVDFYDSLINDYPIISIEDGLAQNDWKGWKKFTDRCAAKIQIVGDDIFVTNPKIFMEGISKGVANSILIKLNQIGSVTETLTTIEIAKRAGYTCVISHRSGETEDTFIADLAVATNVGQIKTGSASRSERIAKYNQLMRIEHELGEISVFGGADVFYSIRKR; translated from the coding sequence GGAAGTGCTCGACAGCAGGGGGAACCCCACAGTCGAGGTCGAGGTCGTTCTGGAAAGCGGCTATATGGGGCGCGCAATCGTCCCCTCGGGAGCATCTACCGGAGAAAGGGAAGCCCTCGAACTGCGGGACGGCGATCCGAAAAGATATAGAGGAAAAGGCGTGCTCCGGGCAGTGGCGAATGTGAATGATATAATCGCACCCAAGATAACGGGGCTCGATTCGATCGAGCAGGCCTATATCGACAACCTGATGATCGAGCTTGACGGCACGGAGAACAAGAGCAATCTCGGGGCCAATGCCATTCTCGGCGTATCCATGGCAATCGCCCGGGCCGCCTCGGACTATATGGCCATACCCCTTTATCAGTACCTTGGGGGCGTAAGGGCGAGAGAGCTGCCAGTGCCCATGATGAATGTCATAAATGGCGGCGCTCATGCCCAGAATTCGCTGGATGTTCAGGAATTTATGATAGTTCCCGTGGGCGCGGAGTCCTTCACCGAGGCAGTTCGCATGGGAGCGGAGATATTTCACACCCTGAAGGACGTGCTGAAGGGTAAGGGTTTCGCCACCGGCGTGGGCGATGAAGGCGGTTTTGCCCCCCAGATAGGCTCCACAAAAGAAGCCCTCGATACTCTCATTACCGCAATCGAGAAAACGGGCTACAAAGCGGGGAAAGAGGTACTCCTCGCTCTCGATGTGGCGGCGAGCGAGCTCTTCAAAAAAGGAAAATATTCGATAGACGGCAACACCTGGACGAGCGACAAACTCGTCGATTTTTACGATTCCCTTATCAATGACTACCCGATTATATCCATAGAAGATGGACTCGCCCAAAACGATTGGAAGGGGTGGAAAAAGTTTACCGACCGGTGCGCGGCAAAGATACAGATCGTAGGCGATGATATTTTTGTCACCAATCCGAAAATATTCATGGAAGGGATAAGCAAAGGCGTGGCGAACAGCATCCTTATCAAGCTCAACCAGATAGGGAGCGTGACTGAAACCCTCACCACCATAGAGATCGCCAAAAGGGCCGGTTACACCTGCGTCATCTCCCATCGCTCCGGGGAGACGGAAGATACCTTTATCGCGGACCTGGCCGTGGCCACCAACGTGGGCCAGATCAAGACGGGATCCGCATCACGGAGCGAGCGCATCGCAAAGTACAACCAGCTCATGAGGATCGAGCATGAATTGGGTGAAATATCCGTGTTCGGCGGAGCGGATGTATTTTACAGCATCCGCAAGAGGTAG